The nucleotide sequence CACTCGCATGATCCAGTTGTTATCGACAGGGAGAAGGGAAGCAACGGTCAAAATATGCTGACAGGACGCGGCTGTTATGATGATCCCGGTGATGAGGGCTTCATTGCTCCCTCTAGCCCCGACGGTTCCTACGACGATAAGGGGTATGACAAACACGCAAAAGAGGACGACTACTTCTCAACATCCAGAAACGGTAAGGTCGGCAAGCGCTGCAATGTCATCCACGATGCTTGTTGGCCACTACTGGAGGAAGCCTTGTCCCCAGGCCCGGTTCCGCTCGACACAGTGTTTCAAATCCTAGAGTCTTTTCgcgaggggaggggagccaCCAGGTCGAGTGGGCTGATACATGGAGgtttgacgatgatgagtaTTTCCCCTGGGAAATGACCAGCGGGAGGAAGCTGCGCGATGAAGAGTTCCACGCTCGCACGTAGACCCATCTTTGGTTGATGCTAGACAGAAGCGCATAGCCGGAAAGGCAAGTGTGAACCGGGAATACATTTAGAAGCGCGTTCAATAGCTGGCATGTCTTGTGAAGTCGAAGC is from Podospora pseudopauciseta strain CBS 411.78 chromosome 5 map unlocalized CBS411.78m_5.2, whole genome shotgun sequence and encodes:
- a CDS encoding uncharacterized protein (COG:S; EggNog:ENOG503PC1B), with the translated sequence MLTGRGCYDDPGDEGFIAPSSPDGSYDDKGYDKHAKEDDYFSTSRNGKVGKRCNVIHDACWPLLEEALSPGPVPLDTVFQILESFREGRGATRSSGLIHGGLTMMSISPGK